TCGTCGAGGGAGAAAGTGCACTGCTTGTGCCGGAACGCAACCCGACGGCGCTCGCGGAGGCGATCCTGACGTTGCTGGATGCCCCGGAGCGATGGGAGCAAATGGCCGAGGCGGGCCGGGAATTCGTCGCTCGCTATCACGACATACGGATCGAGGCGAGAAATCTGGAGAGGATTTACGCTGAACTGTGCGTGCCGGAAAGCGCGGCAATGTCTGCCCGCCGCACCAGTTCATCATGGCGCGATCTATGAGCGTGACGGGACGGGTGCTGTTCATCGCGCTGGCCTTCCCGCCGCACCCCGGCAGCGGAACGCTCCGATCCGCCAAGTTCGTCAAATACCTCGGCGCGTTCGGCTGGCAGCCAGTTGTGATCACGCTCGACTGGGAGAGAGTGCTTGAGCCGAGCGGGCTCGACGCATCCTTGCTCGAAGATGTTCCCGCTCACGTTCCCGTCTATCGGCTCGACCCGTTTCATCCCGTCCTTCACCTGAAGCAGATGATACGGCCGCCCTCGCCACCTCCGGCGGACCGACCGATCGTCACGGAGTCGGAAGTCCCTCTGGAGGAGCAGGCCCATTCGTGGTTGTATCGAGGATTGCGGAGCGTTTACCACGGATTGCTCGCTCCCGTCGGAGATGAACACTTTTACTGGGCCTGGCGAGCCGTGCCTGATAGCATCGAGATTGCTCTGCGTCATCGAGTGGACGCGATCTTCGTGAGCGTGAGTCCCTGGACATCGGGATTTCTCGGCCTCATGCTCAAGACGATTCTTGGCCTGCCCCTCGTTGTGGACTTTCGCGATTACTGGACGCTTTGGCCAATCAAGGCGCGACGACCCGTGCGCGACCGGCTGGATGCGCTGGCCGAACGTCTCCTCCTCCGGACGGCGGATCGGATCATCTGCGTTCACCAGGCGATGGCTGAGGATTTCGCCGGGTTGCACCCCCGGGCTTCTGCCAAATGCGTCGTCATCCCCAACGGTTACGATCCGGAGGATTTCCCCCACCTCGGGCCGATGACGCTCACCGGCCAACTGTCTCTGATGACGATGACCGATGCCCGCCACGATGAAGGAGGCGAGCGGGAGCGACCTTTTCCCTCCCCTTCTCCGACACGCGGGATGGCTCACGAGCCGCCCATGATGTCTTTGACTTCGGCGGGTTCGCCTCTGCCCTCTTCCTGGCCGCCCCGCACGTCGCTCGTTCACACGGGCATGGTCTGGGGCGATGCCGCCGGAGCCTTTCTCCGCGCTCTCGCTCAGCTCAAGCCGGAGGGCATCGAAGCGAGGCTGCACGTTCGTTTCGTCGGGGGATTGCCCCCCTCAAACATCCGCTTCCTTCGAGACCATCAGCTTGACTCACTGGTGACCGTGGAACCTCGAACGACACATCGCACGGCTCTCCAACGGATGAAGGCAGCAGATGTGCTGCTGCTTTTACTCACCAGCCACGAGGGCGGGCGCAAATGGTATCCGGGAAAGCTCTTCGAGTACCTGGTTGCAGGAAAACCGGTGCTCGCTATCGCTCCGCCGGGCATCGCCACGCAGCTCATCGAAGAGGCGGGGGTGGGAACGAGCGTTGACCACACAGATACCCGGCAACTGGTCGAGATGATTCGCTGGATCGCTCACCACCCCGACGAGTTTCGAGAAAGGTTTTACCACCCGCAGCCGTCGGTCATCGCTCGTTACGACCGGCGGCGGTTGACCGAACGGCTGGCCGAGACGCTCACGGAGGTGCGCTTCGGAATCGAACGATCCGATGTCTCGCGATGACCTGAGGAGACCACTGCGGGTTGTGCATCTCTCGCCGACGCTCTTTGGCGAGGAGTTCATCACCGGGGGCGGCGAACGGTTCGTCACCGAGCTGGCCCGCGCGATGTCCCGTCTTGTTCCCACGCGGCTCGTGAGCTTTTCCGAGAGCGCCGGAGAAAGAAGCCGTCTTCACGACTGTCCCGGCTCCGGTCCCGCGACGGGCTGGAGAGCGACGGCGGGGCTCGACGTTCAACTCTTCAAACCTCTCGCCTTCGTTCGTGGCCAGAAGACCAATCCATTGAGCTTCCGCTTCCTCCGCGCACTGGCCGATGCCGACGTCATCCATTGTCATCAGTTTCACGTCCTGGCCACGACGCTGGCACTCGCCTACGGTCGGCTGCGAGGCAAGCGCCTCTTTGTGACCGATCTCGGCGGCGGCGGATGGGACCTCTCCTACCACTTCGATCTGGGCCGATGGGTTGACGGATTCCTCCACATCTCCGAATTTTCCGCGCAGCAGGCGGACGCACGCTACCGACGGAAGAGTCACGTCATCTACGCGGGCGTCGCCGTTGAAAAGTTCCGCCCGACCGGTCACCCCAAGCGTCCAGTCGTTCTGTTTGTCGGACGACTGCTTCCCCACAAAGGGATCAACTATCTCATCGAGGCGATGGATCCCCAAACGGAACTGCGGATCATCGGTCGTCCCTGGGAACCTCACCTGGCAGCAACACGGTCGGAAGAATACCTCGCGCTTCTTCGTCGCCTGGCAACAGGAAAGAATGTGCGTTTCATCTTCGATGCCGATGACGATCAGTTGGTCGAGGAATACTCAACGGCCCTGGTGACGGTCTTACCGTCAGTCTATACCGATGTTTTCGGCCAAACGCGGCCAGCACCTGAGTTGCTCGGACTCACGCTCCTGGAATCACTGGCCTGTGGCACGCCGGTGATCGCCACTCGCGTGGGGGGAATGCCGGAGGTCGTCGAGGAGGGCGTGACGGGATTTCTCGTCCCCCCCAACAATGTTCGGGCGCTCGCCGAACGCATCGCGTGGATCAAGAATCATCCCGGCGAAGCTCAACGCATGGGTGAGCGCGGTCGCCGGCATGTCGAAGAAAAGTTCACCTGGGATCAGGTCGCCCGCCGCGCTCTCGAAATCTATCAGCACGCCCTGGCGGCAACGGGGTCACGGTGAAGCCATACGGGTTTTATAGCCTCTCCCGCTCATCGCGTCAGGAAACCTCATCTCACGGGCTGGAAGGGAGGCGAATCCTGCTCCCATACCATTCAGGACGGAGGACGCGGCCTGGGGACTGAAGGCCCTCATGTGTCCCTGCTTGACGGGCTCGGAAGTCGCTTGATAGGCTTTGGCCGTCAGGAGTCGGGCAATGTGAAGCGCGTTTTATGCGAGAAGGCGACCTGAGCGGAAGAGTGTTGAAGGCGATCCGTGGTCACTATTGGGTTGAGACTGACCGGGGGACCTTTCATTGTTATGCCCGCGAGAGCGTGATCAAGAATCTGAAGTCCTCACCCCCCATCGTCGTGGGCGATATCGTCACGCTGCAGGTGACGGATGAGCCGAAGAAAGAGGGCGTGATCGTTGATCTGCAGCCCCGTCGGACGAAGCTCTCGCGGAAAGTATTCACCGGGGCCCGCGAGGTAGAACAGATTGTGGCCGCCAATATTGACCATCTCGTGATCGTCACCTCGGTGGCTCAACCTCCGCTTAAACCGGGGTTGATTGACCGCTATCTCGTCGCAGCAGCCAAAGGCGATCTGGCTCCCATCATCTGCATCAACAAAATTGATCTTCTGCCTCCCCCGGAGGCGAGAACCGGCGACCGGGAATCGCTTCTCACTCAGACTGAGGACCAGGCGCTTCTCGAACAGGTCCTGGAGGTCAAAACCCTCTACGAGCAGTTGGGCTATCCCGTCGTTCTCACCAGCGCCAGGACGGGCGAAGGGATTGACACGCTCAGAGAGCTTCTCCGTGACTCGACGGCCATTTTCGCCGGTCATTCGGGGGTGGGGAAGTCCTCGGTGCTCAAGGCTCTCAATCCCGGCATGAAGGTGAAAGTATCCGAGGTCAATCCCCGGACAGGTCGAGGCCGTCACACCACGACGGCGGCTCAACTCGTTCCCCTGCCCGGTGGCGGATACGTCGTTGACACGCCCGGCATCCGCCAGCTCAGTTTGTGGGATGTCACTCCCGCCGATGTGCGCCGCGCCTTCGTCGAGATCGCCCGGTGGAGTCATCAGTGCCGATTCAACGATTGCTCGCACACGGTCGAGCCCGAATGTGCCGTCCGCGAGGCCGTCGCCTCCGGCCGCATCCACCCGCGTCGGTACGAAACGTTCCTCTCGCTGCAACAAGAAATCACAACCGAGGAGGAGTGAGTCCGCGCGGCGATGTGAGGGATTCGCGAGGGGACATCTCCCCTCGCTTCGTGGAATCGCCTTTTTCATCGCATCGCTTTTTCTTACTCTGGCTTGCTGAGGGGTAGGGGACGGTGATAGCATTGCTTTCACGGAGGAACCCATGAATCGAGTGACAACCAGCGTTCTGACCGTTATCCTCCTGCTCGGCTTTGTGGCGGCCACGGCCATGCCGGGATTTCGGGCCTCCGGTGATTCTCAAGCGGGACGGCGTCCGCCCCGGCGGGAGCGACCGGTTCCGCCGCCGAGTGAGGAGAAAACGCCGCCCGCCGCAGAGAAGAAGGAAGCGGAAAAAGAAGTTGCGGCTCCACAATCGGGCCAGGAACAAAAGCCCCCTCGAAAGGAGGACATCCGCATCGAAGGCGAGCCCATTACGCTCACCTCGGAGCTGGTGACCGTTCCGGTCGTCGTCTTCGATAAGAGGAACGGGCGCGTCTACACGGGATTGAAGAAGGACAACTTCACCGTCCTCGAAGATAACGTGAAGCAAAACATCGTGACCTTTGACGGGGAAGAATCACCGATCACGCTCGTCCTGCTGCTGGAATACAGTCGGCAAATCGAATGGTTCCGCGAAGAGGTCATCAATCCCGCCGGGCTCTTTGTGACCCGTTTCGTCAAACCCGGTGACTACATTGCCATTGTCGCCTTCGACATCCGCCCGGCTGTTCTCACCGATTTCACCGATAACGGGGGACGGTTGCGCGAAGCCGTTTATCTGCTCATCCGCAACCTGCCGGCCTTCAGCGAGAGCAATCTCTTCGATGCGCTGAATTTCGTCCTGCGCGGGGGGACGCTCGATGGCGTCGAGTACACGGGATTACAGGAGATCGAAGGGCGCACGGCGGTTTTGCTCGTCGCCATCGGCATTGACACCTTCAGCAAGATTAACTTCGACGACGCGCGGCGGATCGTAGAGAATGCTGGCGTCCCGATCTATGCCATCGGCATCGGCGAACTGGCTTATCTGTTGCTGGAAAGCCGGCTGCCGCCGGAAGCGCGACTGACGTTTCTTCAGGCGCAGAATACGTTGAAAACGTTCGCCGAGGTCTCCGGCGGCCGCTTCTACAGCGTGCGATTTCAAGGGGCGTTGCCGTCAGTGCTCGAATCCATCTCCGTCATGCTGCGCACGCAATACACGCTCGGCTACGTCCCCACCAACACCCGGCGCGAGGGCAAACGGCGAAAGATCCAGGTCCTCGTGGATGTTGACGGCGACGGCAAACCGGATAACGAGCGACTGGAAGTTCAGCATCGCCGGAGCTACGTCGAACCCAAGCCCGAGAAAAAGAAGTAAGCCCATCCCCGACCGGTCACCGAGGGGGAGTCGGCCTCCTCTCCGATGACCTCAGGGGAATATAGTCCACCACGCCGAGTTCATAGTAACTGCGATAGTCGCCGGCATCGTGATGGCGGAGGAAGTTCTCCATGTATTGCAGCAAAGTCGTGATGTAATAACCGGGAAGAGCCTCCGGGTGTTGATAACCAAAGCCCACGAAGCTACGGATGATAAGACTGCGATGATCGCGCGGCAACGTTCGCACATTCTCGGCAAAAGCGGCGAGCGCGTCCTGCTGGAGCAGATAGTATTCGACGTTGGAGGTGTAGAAGACCGAGACGACCTCCCCGATCTGCCGAAGGTAATCGCCGATGGCCCGCAAGGCTTTCGGACCAGCGAAATCGCCGGTCACCGGAATGATGAGATCTCGTTCCTGGAGTTGCTTGAGGAATTGAAAACTCTCCTCCGAGGCGAGAAAGTTCCGCTGGCGTCCGCTCAAATCGGTCTCCAGAAGCAACTCGCGGAGCGTGGGGAACGTCCGCCAGGACCGACGAGAGTAGGTCTCGTAGCGGATGTCAAGACCGGCCGCGTAAAAACTCCCGAAGATATACTCGATGCGTTCGCGATCGGTGGGGGTCAGGGGGAATTCGACGCGCTTTTCCAGATACTCGAAGACCCGTTTGAGCGTGGCCTGAAAAAGAGCGGGACTCGGTCGCGCCCGGTCAATCGCCGCCACGAGATCGTTGACCGACGCCGTCTCCCACTGCCTGAGCGATCCTTCCAGAGGCCGGCTGCAGAGCAACGAGAGAAACTCCGCGCGATTCCGCGCCAGGACGAAGAGAGCCTTGTAGAGCAGATGTTGCAGCCGATTGTCCCGACGAATGTCGAGAATGAGCGCCCGGGTCGGTCGGATGGCGGCAATATAGGTGAAGTTCTGTTCCGGCCCGACGCCGATGTAAACGCCGCCGCGCACCTGAAGCTCATCGAGCTTGTTCAACACCTTCTGATAGCCGGTCTCGTTGGAGACGAGATTATCGCTGGGGAAATATCCGCCCTCTTCCGAGAGGGCATCACTCAGTTCAGCAAACGTCGGTCGCTGCTGAACGATCACCCGGGGGGCACACGCCCCCGCGCCGATGCCGAGCAAAATTCCAACGACCAGCAGCGCCGCTGTGATGCGTCCGTGAGCGCGAGAAGCCTTTCTCATCGTGCTGCCATCCCCTTCCCTATACATGGCGCGAGTGTAGCCCGAACTCCGTAACGGAATCAAGCGGCACGAAGGCTGCGCGTAGCAGCCGCATGAACGAGTCCCGGAGAAGCGACCTGTCCCAAGCGAGCCATTGGACGCGTCGCTTTTTCTCGCCCTTCTCTCCCCGCCAGGTTGGGCTCATCCTCGGGGCCTGGGCCCACCGTCGTCAGGCGGCTTTCAGGGGAAAGCCCCACGGGATGGTGTGCTGTCGTGATATGCTATACTTGTGAAGTCATGACAATCGGCTTGACACCGATGGTGTTTCTGATCGAAGAGGCGAGAGAACGCCGGCTCGAAAGCCTGCGCTACAAGGGGGGACTAATCCTATGATGACGGCTCAGGAAGCCGAGAGAGTTACGCTGGAACGACGGCTTCGGATGTATCAAGCCCGTGACGCTATCATCAATCGGTTGAATCCCGAAGCCCACCAGCTCATTGATCTGGACGTCTTTTTGCGAGCGGCGGCCTCCGAACTGGGGAAGCTCATGGAGGTGGATCGTTGTAACTTCCTCGTCCGCTCGCCTTCGGGTGAGTTGCGGATCGAGTACGAGTATCGCGCCGACGACTCCATTCCCTCGATGCTGGGATTGAAGGTCCCCACCGACATTCAGGCACTCAATGGCAAACTGGACCTTCGTCGTTCCATCGCCATCAACGATACGGCGGCGCTGACGCTGGATCCTCTCCTGGCCAAGATCGTGGAGATGACGGCCACGCGCTCGCTACTGATCGTCCCGGTGGTGCTCAAGTCGGAGGTGCTCGGCCTCATCGGACTCCAGTACTGCAAGAAGCCGCATTCCTGGTTGCCCGAGGAGATCAGCTTCATCGAATCCATTGCCCGGCAGGTCGCCATCGGCTATGCCTACACCAAGCTCTATTCGGAGAAGGAGAAAGAGGCCAACATCAATCGCGTCCTGCTGGAGATCGCCAACGACATCAACACGAGCGGAGATTTCCTCGATGTCACCGGCTCGGTCATTGACAAAGCGGTGGCGCTCATCGGGGCCGACGTCGGTTGTTTGGCCGTCCTCGATGCCAGCGGCAAGCATCTTCATTTTGATCTCGTGCGGGGACCGGGGCGGGACAGGTTGCGGGTCGAGCCGCTCGATGTGGAAGATCACCCGATGGTGCGAGCGGCGTTCGAGGCGAGAAAACCATTGCCGCTGGCGTCTTCCGATGGCGGCGATCTGGCCGACTTCTTCCTCAATGTGCTGTTCTCCGGAGCCACGTCGGCCCTCATTGTCCCCATCATCATTCGGGACCGAGCGTTTGGATTGCTCAACCTCATCTGGCTCAGCCGCCCGCGACAGTTCACCCGCTATGAAGTCGAACTGGTCGCCGGGATCGCCAATCAGATCGCCATCACGCTGGAGAAGGATCAACTGAGCGCTGAGGTCGTTCAACTCCGTCAGCAGCTTCGCGGCACGCGAGCGCCGGAGCCGATCATCGGGGTGAGCGAGAAGATCAAGAAATGCATCGAGATGGCCATGCACGTCGCCGACAGCCCGACGACCGTTCTGCTTCAGGGCGAATCGGGAACGGGAAAGGAGCTGATCGCCGACCTCATCCACTACAACAGCCCGCGCGCCAACAAACCGTATATCAAGATCAACTGTGGCGCTCTGCCCGAGACACTGCTGGAAACGGAACTCTTCGGACACGAACGCGGAGCCTTCACCGATGCTCGCAGCCGACGCATCGGCAAGTTCGAGGAAGCCAATGGGGGAACGCTCTTCCTCGACGAGGTGGGGGAGATGAGTCTGAGCGCTCAAGTCAAACTCCTGCGCGTGCTGCAGGACGGAGAGTTCACCCGCATCGGAGGCAATCAGGTCATCAAGACCGATGTGCGCATCATTGCCGCCACCAACGTCGAACTGATGAAGGCCGTCGAGGCCGGGCGATTTCGCCTCGATCTCTTCTACCGGTTGAATGTCTATCCCATTCGGATTCCGCCGCTGCGGGAGCGGCCCGAGGATATTCGTCCGCTCGTCATTCACTTCATCAAGCGCTATCAAAAGAAGTCGGGCAAGCGCATTACGGGAATTACGGAGAAGGCCCTGGAACTGCTGGAGAGATACACCTGGCCGGGGAACGTGCGCGAACTGGAGAACGCAATCGAACGAGCGGTGATCCTGGCCTCGGGACGGATGATCACGGTGAACGACCTGCCGGAGACCATTCGCGGCAACCAGCAGGAATCGAGCCTCGCGGCCGCCGGCCTCGATGTCGGCGCTCCGGTGGAAGAGATGGAACGGCGCGTTCTTCTGGAGTCGCTCATGCCATCGCCGGGAGAGCGACGGGAGTATGTCTACCCTCTGGCGATGCACTTCCTCGACCTCTACCGGAAGAAGCTGGGCAAGTCGGTCACGGGACTGAGCGAGCGCGCCTGGGAAGCGTTGCGGCGATATGACTGGCCGGGAGGTCTCCGCGAGCTGGAAGCCGTCATCGAACAGGCGGTCGCCACCACGACGGGAAATCTCATCACCGTCAGCGATCTCCCTCAGGCCCTCCGTCCGCTGTCGGCCGATGCCCCTCAGACAACGCTCGAGCTGGAAATCGGGCTGCCAATGAGCGAGGTCGAACGCCGGATCATTCTCCAGACGCTTGATTTCACCGGCGGCGATAAGACCAAGGCCGCCCGCTTGCTCAAGATCGGTCGGAAGACGCTCTATCGAAAACTGGAGAAGTACGGCGTCCTCCGGGAAGGATCATCCTCCCCGCGGTCGTCTCAGTGACGCGCGCTCTCCACCAGCCGCGCGGCGTGAGCGATGTAGTGAATGCCGGAGAACAGCGTGACGGCAAACGTTACTCCGTAGAGCCATCGAAGCTGGTCGAGGAAAAGGCCCCAGGTATTGGCCGCGAGAACAACTGTCACGGTGAGAAATTGAATGCACGTGCTGACCTTTCCCGGCAGGCTCGGTCTGAACTCGCGAAAGTTCGTCGTCAGGAAAATGGCCGCTGCTCCCAGCACGATGAAGAGATCGCGGCTGATGACGATCACCGTCAGCCACAGGGGGATCGGGCGATAGGTGTGCCCCGGCAGCGTGAGAATGACAAAAGCTGTCACCAGCATCACCTTATCGGCCACCGGATCGAGGATGCGCCCGAGCGATGTGCTCTGGTGCAAATAGCGGGCCGTCAGACCATCGAGCAAATCGGTGATCGCCGCGATGACGAAAACAACGATGGCCGTGGAGAGCTTCTCTTCAACCGTCAGCAGGGCGAAAACGGGAATCAAAACGAGGCGGATCAGCGTGAGAATATTGGCGACGGTCATCACCTCGGTCATTCCCGCCTCAACTCGATGAGCGTGATCTCCGGACGGCAGCGATAGCGGAAGGGGACGATCACCGTCCCCAGGCCGCGATTGACATAGATCTGAGTGCGGGCCTGTTGCCCGTATCCTCGGAGATAGGGCCAGAATCGCCGTGCTCGTCTCCGCCACGAGGGGATGTTGATCTGACCGCCATGCGTGTGGCCGGCCAGAACAAGCGCCACTCCGGCGGCAGCAGCCTGCCAGATGATGTTGGGATTGTGCGACAGCAGAATGATCGGCCGGGTCGAGATCGCTCCCTGGAGAGCCCGCTGGAGATCGTCTTCGCCCAGCGTCGCATCGTCCACCCCGGCCAGCGTGAGCGCATCGCTCTTTTTCCGGAGTTCCGTGTGAGCATTTCGCAAAAGCTCGATCCCTCGCCGCCGAAAAGCCCGCTCCAGCGCTGCCGCATCCGTCCAGAAATCATGATTGCCGAGGACGGCATAAACCCCATCGGGGGCACGCAACTCCCCGAGCACTTCGGCGCATCCCCCAATGTACCATCGTGAGTGGCTGACGTAATCGCCCGTGAGGACAATCAGGTCGGGCTCCAATCGGTTGGTTAAAGCGACGGCCCGAGCAATGTACTCGGCTTCGACGAAGGCGCTATAGTGAATGTCCGAAAGGTGAACAAGCGTGTAGCCGTCAAATTCCGTCGGAAGATCGGTTACGCTGATCCGCTGATAGGTCACCTCAATATTGCGCGTTTCGTTCAGCAGCGTCCGCGCCAGCTCCATCGCGCTGGCCGTGATCCCCAAAACGGTTCGCGTTCGTTTCCGTGAAAGGGTTCCTTCCGAAGAAAAAAGAGACCACCGCCGCAGCTCTCTTGCGAGACGACTCTCGCCGTCTTCCCGATGGCCATGTATCCCTCGTGGCATTCTCTTTCCTCCATCCACCGAGCGAGCCGGGCCAGGCGAGCCCGTATTATGAACTCGGACGCGCCTCTCCGGCAAGAGGCCGGGGGAGTTTCAGGTGCACGTCGCAATTGTCGAACTCAATCCCAGAGGCCAGCCGGACCATTTCTTCGGATGCTCGTGTCCTTTCCTCCGTCTCCACGCGCCTGGCTCCTCTTTGCTGGCCCTTCCGGGACTGACCACGGCTTGACCGTCTTCCGGTGATCCTGCGGTGAAGTCGTGACCCCTCGGGCAAACCGCTGCCCTCACGGTCGGGAGAGTGTCTTCAGGATTTGCTGGGCGAGCGGGTTATCCGGCTCCAGGGAGAGCGCCCGCTCCGCCCATCGTCGCGCCCGATTCTTCTCTCCTTTTCGCAGATACGCTTCGGCCAGTCCGATATAGGCCGGCAGATGTCCCGGATCCACCTCCACCGCTTGTGTGAACTTCTCGATGGCTTGGTCGAACCAACCGTTGTCCATGCAGAACAGTCCGTAGTTGTAAGAGGTCATCGCCTCGGTCGGACGGAGTTGCAGGGCCTGGTCGAAAACGGCCTTCGCCTGACTGACGTGACCCATTTGCGCGTAGGCAATGGCCAGCAGGTTGAGCGCTTTGATATTGTGCTGATCGGCAGCGAGGCTCTGTCTGGCGAGCTGCACGGCGTCAGCAGCAGCTCCCTGGTGATATTTGATGGTCGCCAGATAGAACAAAGCCTCGCTGTGACGTGGGTTCATGTTCAGAAGCATCTGAGCGATGGCAGTGAGTGATTCCCAATCGGCAGCTCCTTCATAGCAGGCAGCGAGTTGTTCCACCGCTCGAAGAGGAACTGACCGAGGAGAAGTTTCGACCAGGGGACGGAGCACACGAATACATTCCGAATAGGCCCGCTCATCGAAGTAGAGTGCCGCCAGCGCGAGTCGGGCTGCGAGATTGTCCTCGTTTTGCTGGAGAAGATCGCGGAAGAGGCGTTTGACCTCCGCCCGCTCATCGCCGGAACGGGCCGTGCGGCGAAGACCGTCCAGGGCTTCGGCGGCCCGGGGATTCCGCTCGAGAGCTTTCCGATACTGCTCGAATGCCAGCCAGGGACTTTCAGCGAACTCGTACATCTGCCCCCTGTTCTGAAAATTCACCCAGGTTGCCTGAGCATGAACCTCCCGCACGACCGGCGGGAGGGGAACGACCCTGGGAAAACCAACAAGCTCCCGGTAGTTCGACTCGCCGGTCCGGGCATGCATGTAGCGCGGGCTGGAAAATTCCAGCACCGGATGGTCGTCGCTGTTGGGCGGCACTCCCGCGGTGAAACGGTTCACGTCGTCCCCCTCCATCACGTAGAGGCTCAGGAGGCTGTCCAGATCAAAGATGGCGATCTTCTTCAGATCGTCGCTCACTTCTTTTCGCCTGAAGGCGCGCTCGAGTCGTTCTCGATGCAGCTCGAAAGAGCGATCCTTCGGGCCGAGCAAAAGCAGATCATTCTCATTGAGCGCCCACAGGCTCGCGCCCGGAAAGACTTCCTGGAAAGCCCTCAACACGCTTTTGAGATCGCGTCCGGACATGTTATAGCTGTGAAGCCACTGGCAGAAGATTCCCCGATCCGTCAGTCGAGCGTATACCAGTTGAAAGAACTCGCGGGTGAAAAGCCCGCTCACGCCGGCCATCCAGGGATTGGACGGTTCGGAGATGATCACATCGTACGTTTCCGCGGTCAGCAGGAGATGATTCCGACCGTCAGTGATGATGAGCCGCACGCGCGGATCCTCAAGAGCGCGTTCGTTGACATGGTGGAAAAAGCGCGACGCTTCGACGACCTCCGGCGACAGCTCGACGACGTCCACCCGACCGATGGGGTGCTTGAGCGCCGCATTCAGCGTCACGCCGCTGCCGAGTCCGATGATGCACACCCGGCCAGGCGCCTCGGCCACAAGCAGAGGCAGATGAGCCAAAAGTTTTTGCGTCGTCATATCGCCACCGCTATCGCTGGCGTCTACCTTTCCTTCGATGGCGAGCGTCATCTCGTCGCCCTGTCGGCGGACGGAAACCGTCGCACTGACGCCCTCTTTGTAATAGACCAGGTCACCACGTGTGAGCAGCAGATCCAGATTCGCACTCTCAGCATAGAGGGCATATTTGTAGGCTCCCGCCGAAAGAAGCTCCGGATCCCATCGTGGGGAGAATCCGTAGCCCAACAGAGCGATGGCAAGAAGGAGCCCGCTCCCGATCCAGTCCCACCGCCGACGCGTGCGACTGATGAGCAGCGCCAACAAGCCGATGAGAAGATTCAATCCAACACCGGCGTGGAAGGTTCGCTCGGTGCCGACCAACGGGATGAACAGGAATCCGGCCAGCAGCGATCCCGCGATGGCTCCGACGGTGTTGGCGGCGTACCCGTTCCCCAGCTCTTCGCCGAGTCTCCTTTTCTCTCGGACGTAGAGTTTCGTGGCGATCGGAAAGATCATCCCCATCAGAAGCGTAGGAACGAGCAGAAGGCCAAAGAGAAGCCCAAAGTGAACCGCCTGAAGCCGAACAAAATCCTCGGCATATCGGCGGACCACTCCGGCCAGGACAAGCGGGAGGCGATTGAGGACAGGCAGAAGGGCCAGAGTGGTCAATCCGATGAGCATCTCCAGGGCCGAGAGCCGACAGCACAGAAGAGACCAGCCATCTTCTCGCCCACCCCAGCGATCCACTCTCTTGGCTGCAAGAAAACTCCCCAGGGCCAGGCCGACGATAAAGGTCGTGAGCATCAGGCTGAAAGCATAGACCGTCGGTCCGACAACGAGACTCAAAGTCCGCGTCCAGGCCACTTCATAGAGGAGGGCAACGCACCCGGAGAGGAAGAAGATGAGTAGCACTACCCTCAGCCGCCAAGAGGCTGAACCCGGCGGCGTGATCCCTGAAGTGGTGACGATCGGCAAAACGTCATTCGTTCTGTCCTTCCCCGGCACCGAAGACGCCGCCTTTTCGCTCTCCCGTCGGGCGGGCCGCCCCTCCCGGTCAAAGGAAAGGACTTCGTCGTCGAGAGGATGGTTCGTCAGAGG
The genomic region above belongs to Blastocatellia bacterium and contains:
- a CDS encoding CDP-alcohol phosphatidyltransferase family protein produces the protein MTEVMTVANILTLIRLVLIPVFALLTVEEKLSTAIVVFVIAAITDLLDGLTARYLHQSTSLGRILDPVADKVMLVTAFVILTLPGHTYRPIPLWLTVIVISRDLFIVLGAAAIFLTTNFREFRPSLPGKVSTCIQFLTVTVVLAANTWGLFLDQLRWLYGVTFAVTLFSGIHYIAHAARLVESARH
- a CDS encoding metallophosphoesterase, giving the protein MPRGIHGHREDGESRLARELRRWSLFSSEGTLSRKRTRTVLGITASAMELARTLLNETRNIEVTYQRISVTDLPTEFDGYTLVHLSDIHYSAFVEAEYIARAVALTNRLEPDLIVLTGDYVSHSRWYIGGCAEVLGELRAPDGVYAVLGNHDFWTDAAALERAFRRRGIELLRNAHTELRKKSDALTLAGVDDATLGEDDLQRALQGAISTRPIILLSHNPNIIWQAAAAGVALVLAGHTHGGQINIPSWRRRARRFWPYLRGYGQQARTQIYVNRGLGTVIVPFRYRCRPEITLIELRRE
- a CDS encoding sigma-54-dependent Fis family transcriptional regulator, translating into MMTAQEAERVTLERRLRMYQARDAIINRLNPEAHQLIDLDVFLRAAASELGKLMEVDRCNFLVRSPSGELRIEYEYRADDSIPSMLGLKVPTDIQALNGKLDLRRSIAINDTAALTLDPLLAKIVEMTATRSLLIVPVVLKSEVLGLIGLQYCKKPHSWLPEEISFIESIARQVAIGYAYTKLYSEKEKEANINRVLLEIANDINTSGDFLDVTGSVIDKAVALIGADVGCLAVLDASGKHLHFDLVRGPGRDRLRVEPLDVEDHPMVRAAFEARKPLPLASSDGGDLADFFLNVLFSGATSALIVPIIIRDRAFGLLNLIWLSRPRQFTRYEVELVAGIANQIAITLEKDQLSAEVVQLRQQLRGTRAPEPIIGVSEKIKKCIEMAMHVADSPTTVLLQGESGTGKELIADLIHYNSPRANKPYIKINCGALPETLLETELFGHERGAFTDARSRRIGKFEEANGGTLFLDEVGEMSLSAQVKLLRVLQDGEFTRIGGNQVIKTDVRIIAATNVELMKAVEAGRFRLDLFYRLNVYPIRIPPLRERPEDIRPLVIHFIKRYQKKSGKRITGITEKALELLERYTWPGNVRELENAIERAVILASGRMITVNDLPETIRGNQQESSLAAAGLDVGAPVEEMERRVLLESLMPSPGERREYVYPLAMHFLDLYRKKLGKSVTGLSERAWEALRRYDWPGGLRELEAVIEQAVATTTGNLITVSDLPQALRPLSADAPQTTLELEIGLPMSEVERRIILQTLDFTGGDKTKAARLLKIGRKTLYRKLEKYGVLREGSSSPRSSQ